A single Streptomyces sp. 2114.4 DNA region contains:
- a CDS encoding DUF4365 domain-containing protein: MAVNELRALLERHGHIVQEIDGGNDHGEDLHVTFVQNGQRTEDSVAVQVKGGVSTRTRRGHRVPVGDHGDNWRDGTLPVLCVVHDAERGGLFWANATRQLRRARALRKTAKSIVVSRESVLNDASLSTFVQGMRHYLAREREGVGRWADMADVEFAPDDIVKPFENEVYEPMVFWQRRGQPYAVLLHHDLDWEPVPIQEEMLRFWPIPSVGQVILDIAEAHWLMGCFKSTEWWRRPIEQPDSA; the protein is encoded by the coding sequence ATGGCGGTGAATGAGCTGCGTGCTCTGCTGGAGCGGCACGGCCACATCGTGCAGGAGATCGATGGTGGTAACGACCACGGCGAGGATCTGCACGTCACCTTCGTCCAGAACGGGCAGCGGACAGAGGATTCCGTAGCCGTGCAAGTGAAGGGCGGGGTTTCGACCCGGACCAGACGCGGGCACCGCGTCCCAGTCGGCGATCACGGAGACAACTGGCGCGATGGCACCCTGCCCGTGCTGTGCGTAGTCCACGATGCCGAGAGGGGCGGCCTCTTCTGGGCCAATGCGACCCGTCAACTTCGTCGAGCCAGGGCGCTACGCAAAACGGCGAAGTCCATCGTCGTGTCCCGGGAGTCAGTACTGAACGACGCGAGCCTCAGCACGTTCGTGCAAGGCATGCGGCACTACCTGGCTCGGGAACGCGAGGGAGTCGGAAGGTGGGCAGACATGGCCGATGTCGAATTCGCCCCGGACGACATCGTCAAACCCTTCGAGAACGAGGTCTATGAACCCATGGTGTTCTGGCAGCGCCGCGGCCAGCCTTACGCGGTCCTGCTCCACCACGATCTTGACTGGGAGCCAGTGCCCATCCAGGAGGAGATGCTCCGCTTTTGGCCGATCCCGTCAGTCGGCCAAGTCATCCTCGACATCGCGGAAGCACACTGGCTGATGGGCTGCTTCAAATCCACGGAGTGGTGGCGGCGGCCGATCGAGCAGCCCGACTCCGCCTGA
- a CDS encoding VOC family protein, with protein MPATKKFQVTFDCAEPERLARFWCEVLGYVVPPPPEGFATWDDFRRSQPPEQRDSWFACSDPSGVGPRLYFQRVPEGKAAKNRLHLDVRVGTGLVGEERLAALEAECARLIPLGAVHVQTLYDGEDSCIPMLDIEGNEFCID; from the coding sequence ATGCCCGCGACCAAGAAGTTCCAAGTCACCTTTGACTGCGCAGAACCTGAGCGCCTCGCTCGTTTCTGGTGCGAGGTGTTGGGCTACGTCGTACCGCCGCCCCCGGAGGGGTTTGCCACGTGGGACGATTTCCGGCGCTCGCAGCCACCCGAGCAGAGGGATTCCTGGTTCGCCTGCAGTGATCCCTCAGGAGTGGGCCCGCGACTGTACTTCCAGCGGGTCCCTGAAGGAAAGGCCGCCAAGAACCGGCTGCATCTCGACGTGCGGGTCGGCACCGGACTCGTGGGTGAAGAACGCCTCGCCGCACTCGAGGCCGAATGCGCACGACTGATCCCGCTCGGCGCGGTACACGTGCAAACGCTGTATGACGGCGAGGATTCGTGCATCCCGATGCTGGACATCGAGGGCAACGAGTTCTGCATCGACTGA
- a CDS encoding 2Fe-2S iron-sulfur cluster-binding protein — MSDADNRHPYQPHPEHGWQPLPQGGEYESEATAFVQLPEGFTSGVYGGGSPRYGTPGPEPLAAPGHGYTPPASFTPHEPTPPAAGTDPSATGQWTMPFADPSAGYADPSAGYPAQAEYAAHHGAAEGYHGDAPEAARPWHGDPVDWPVAGSPEAGNPGTWSVPAAADDGLEESGEYLVGDDGLTGHPAPADGHPGHHGQPGHSGQPGHPGHPAHTGHHGHPGPAGTGDATGYQGGGYPGAGAYDGAGNPGDAGEAAGTGHWNFTTGLTATGGAETHTAPPHDASHGGAAPAHFGGAADDPYAHEHGLPGRGAEPAAERPGGTGPSGGDPYGTGAGVPHGAVGGATGHWSLPADALAQWPPAGDTAQPSHDGGRHQEPADRPDGAADAPGGADDWTVPAAADEQPEDSGEFASTDADGHVTPAAPGADGRADAVPQHGEHTGRTDVGGLTDLDGLADPRGAGHGGESSGTDAHAGTDGHVGTDAHAGTDAHAGADGRVGADAHAGAHETPGADEHAEAADNPADIPAENPGEDRSGTAEATDGGSEGDTGSGSDSGSDDESGILAGDAEGPFGAEVAGEAGVAGAPEAEAFDEHPAASYVLRVNGIDRPVTDAWIGESLLYVLRERLGLAGAKDGCSQGECGACSVQVDGRLVASCLVPAATTAGSEVRTVEGLAENGEPSDVQRALTASGAVQCGFCVPGMAMTVHDLLEGNHAPSELETRKALCGNLCRCSGYRGVLDAVDQVVKARAESAEAAYGPADDDADGAPPADTARIPHQAGPADPMGQAPHDQDPHTGGSA, encoded by the coding sequence ATGAGCGACGCCGACAACCGCCATCCGTACCAGCCGCACCCCGAACACGGCTGGCAGCCGCTGCCGCAGGGCGGCGAGTACGAGTCGGAGGCGACGGCTTTCGTACAGCTCCCGGAGGGCTTCACCAGCGGGGTCTACGGCGGCGGATCGCCCCGGTACGGCACCCCGGGCCCCGAACCGCTCGCCGCACCCGGTCACGGCTACACCCCGCCGGCCTCCTTCACCCCGCACGAGCCCACGCCGCCGGCCGCGGGCACCGATCCGTCGGCCACCGGCCAGTGGACGATGCCCTTCGCGGACCCCTCGGCCGGCTACGCCGACCCGTCCGCCGGGTACCCGGCCCAGGCGGAGTACGCGGCCCACCACGGCGCCGCCGAGGGCTACCACGGCGACGCCCCCGAGGCGGCCCGGCCGTGGCACGGTGACCCCGTGGACTGGCCCGTCGCGGGCAGCCCGGAGGCGGGTAACCCCGGCACCTGGTCGGTCCCCGCTGCGGCGGACGACGGCCTGGAGGAATCCGGCGAATACCTGGTCGGCGACGACGGACTGACGGGGCATCCGGCCCCTGCCGACGGCCATCCGGGACACCACGGCCAGCCCGGTCACTCCGGTCAGCCCGGTCATCCGGGCCACCCCGCCCATACGGGTCATCACGGACACCCCGGTCCCGCGGGGACCGGTGACGCCACCGGTTACCAGGGGGGCGGGTACCCGGGCGCCGGTGCGTACGACGGCGCCGGGAACCCGGGGGACGCCGGTGAGGCCGCCGGTACCGGGCACTGGAACTTCACCACCGGGCTGACCGCCACCGGCGGGGCCGAAACGCACACCGCGCCGCCGCACGACGCCTCACACGGTGGCGCGGCGCCCGCTCACTTCGGCGGCGCCGCGGACGACCCGTACGCCCACGAACACGGCCTCCCGGGCCGCGGCGCCGAGCCGGCGGCCGAACGGCCGGGCGGCACCGGCCCGTCGGGCGGCGACCCGTACGGGACGGGCGCGGGCGTCCCGCACGGGGCGGTAGGCGGGGCGACCGGGCACTGGTCGCTGCCGGCCGACGCGCTGGCCCAGTGGCCGCCCGCCGGGGACACGGCGCAGCCGTCGCACGACGGGGGGCGGCACCAGGAGCCGGCGGACCGGCCCGACGGGGCGGCGGACGCGCCCGGTGGCGCGGACGACTGGACGGTCCCGGCGGCGGCAGACGAACAGCCCGAGGATTCCGGCGAGTTCGCGAGCACCGACGCGGACGGGCACGTGACGCCCGCCGCCCCGGGTGCCGACGGACGTGCGGACGCCGTGCCGCAGCACGGCGAGCACACCGGACGCACGGACGTCGGCGGTCTCACGGACCTCGACGGTCTGGCGGACCCGCGAGGCGCCGGCCACGGCGGCGAGAGCTCAGGGACGGACGCCCACGCCGGGACGGACGGACACGTCGGGACGGACGCCCACGCCGGGACGGACGCCCACGCCGGGGCGGACGGACGCGTCGGGGCGGACGCCCATGCCGGGGCGCACGAGACCCCCGGAGCGGACGAGCACGCCGAGGCCGCCGATAACCCTGCCGATATCCCTGCCGAGAACCCCGGCGAGGACCGCAGCGGCACCGCCGAAGCCACCGATGGCGGTAGCGAGGGCGATACCGGTAGCGGTAGCGACAGTGGCAGCGATGACGAGAGCGGGATTTTGGCCGGTGACGCCGAGGGCCCGTTCGGCGCCGAGGTGGCGGGCGAGGCCGGCGTGGCGGGCGCACCCGAGGCCGAAGCCTTCGACGAACACCCCGCCGCCTCCTACGTCCTGCGGGTGAACGGCATCGACCGCCCGGTCACCGACGCCTGGATCGGCGAGTCGCTGCTCTACGTGCTGCGCGAGCGGCTGGGCCTGGCCGGTGCCAAGGACGGCTGCTCGCAGGGCGAGTGCGGGGCCTGCTCCGTCCAGGTCGACGGGCGGCTGGTGGCGTCCTGCCTGGTGCCCGCGGCCACCACGGCGGGCAGCGAGGTCCGTACGGTCGAAGGGCTCGCGGAGAACGGTGAGCCCTCCGACGTGCAGCGCGCGCTGACCGCCTCCGGTGCGGTGCAGTGCGGCTTCTGCGTACCGGGGATGGCGATGACCGTCCACGACCTCCTGGAGGGCAACCACGCCCCCAGCGAGCTGGAGACCCGTAAGGCGCTGTGCGGCAACCTCTGCCGCTGCTCGGGCTACCGGGGGGTGCTGGACGCCGTCGACCAGGTCGTCAAGGCCCGTGCCGAGTCGGCGGAGGCCGCCTACGGCCCGGCGGACGACGACGCGGACGGGGCGCCGCCGGCGGACACCGCCCGCATCCCCCACCAGGCAGGCCCCGCAGACCCCATGGGCCAGGCCCCGCACGACCAGGATCCGCACACGGGAGGCTCCGCATGA
- a CDS encoding xanthine dehydrogenase family protein subunit M gives MTTHAPHASHTVTLPASLDEAVAALTAMPAAVPVAGGTDLMAAVNAGLLRPAALVGLGRISEMRGWQYLDGHALLGAGLTLARMGRPDFAALIPGLAAAARAAGPPQVRNAGTLGGNIVTSAPTGDTLPVLAALEATVIIAGPGGSRREIPVSHLLAGREMLGPGELVGFVRVPLLHAPQTFLKATGRTGPGRATASVSLVLDPARRGVRCAVGAVAAMPLRPLEAEQWVASLIDWDGERGLVPEALTAFGDYVAAACIPDPAPPEDGSQPAALPPAALHLRRTVAALARRALGRALS, from the coding sequence TTGACCACGCACGCACCGCACGCGTCGCACACGGTGACGTTGCCGGCCTCGCTCGACGAGGCGGTGGCGGCGCTGACGGCCATGCCTGCCGCCGTGCCCGTCGCGGGCGGCACCGACCTCATGGCGGCGGTCAACGCCGGACTCCTCAGACCCGCAGCCCTGGTGGGCCTCGGCCGGATCAGCGAGATGCGCGGCTGGCAGTACCTGGACGGCCATGCGCTGCTCGGTGCCGGCCTCACCCTCGCCCGTATGGGACGCCCCGACTTCGCCGCCCTGATCCCGGGCCTCGCCGCCGCCGCCCGCGCGGCCGGCCCGCCGCAGGTCCGCAACGCCGGCACCCTCGGCGGCAACATCGTGACCTCCGCGCCCACGGGCGACACCCTCCCGGTGCTCGCCGCCCTCGAAGCCACGGTGATCATCGCCGGGCCCGGGGGCAGCCGCCGCGAGATCCCGGTCAGCCACCTCCTGGCCGGCCGGGAGATGCTGGGCCCCGGCGAGCTCGTCGGCTTCGTGCGGGTGCCGCTGCTGCACGCCCCGCAGACCTTCCTCAAGGCCACCGGCCGCACCGGCCCCGGCCGGGCCACCGCCTCGGTCTCGCTCGTCCTGGACCCGGCCCGGCGCGGGGTGCGCTGCGCGGTGGGCGCGGTCGCCGCGATGCCGCTGCGCCCCCTGGAGGCCGAGCAGTGGGTGGCCTCGCTCATCGACTGGGACGGCGAACGCGGCCTGGTGCCCGAGGCGCTGACGGCCTTCGGTGACTATGTCGCCGCCGCCTGCATCCCGGACCCGGCGCCGCCCGAGGACGGTTCACAGCCGGCCGCCCTGCCGCCGGCCGCACTCCATCTGCGCCGTACGGTGGCAGCCCTGGCCCGCCGCGCACTGGGGAGGGCGCTCTCATGA
- a CDS encoding alpha/beta fold hydrolase: MPHFRTYDDAELRYRVLGPADSPLPPLVCLAGGPGRDAAYLGDLGGMSAHRQLILPDSRGTGASPAAADPSRYAFPQLAEDVEALRAHLGLERFALLAHDAGAAVAQAYAARHPQRLTRLVLVCPGSRLQGELPDDAREIFAAREHEQWWPEASAAVRQLAETSDMDEVRALLFAAAPLGYGRWEEPQRAHASTEGEQLGPVPRAGFWQGVDEQLREALASGLSEVSCPVLVVTGDRDGVTGMRAGELVAESFPDARVRPLHGVGHYPWVDAPELFGPAVEEFLHAA, from the coding sequence ATGCCGCACTTCCGCACGTACGACGACGCCGAGCTCCGCTACCGCGTGCTCGGCCCGGCCGACTCGCCCCTGCCGCCCCTGGTGTGTCTGGCCGGCGGCCCCGGACGGGATGCCGCGTACCTGGGCGACCTCGGCGGGATGAGCGCACACCGGCAGCTGATCCTTCCGGACAGCCGCGGCACCGGCGCCTCCCCGGCCGCCGCCGACCCGTCCCGTTACGCCTTCCCGCAGCTCGCCGAGGATGTCGAGGCGCTGCGTGCGCACCTGGGCCTGGAGCGGTTCGCCCTGCTCGCGCACGACGCGGGGGCCGCGGTCGCCCAGGCGTACGCGGCGAGGCACCCGCAGCGGCTGACCCGGCTGGTCCTGGTCTGCCCCGGTTCCCGGCTGCAGGGCGAACTCCCGGACGACGCACGGGAGATCTTCGCCGCACGCGAGCACGAGCAGTGGTGGCCGGAGGCCTCGGCGGCGGTGCGGCAACTGGCCGAGACATCCGATATGGACGAGGTGCGGGCCCTGCTGTTCGCCGCCGCGCCGCTCGGCTACGGCCGCTGGGAGGAGCCGCAGCGGGCCCATGCCTCCACGGAGGGCGAGCAGTTGGGGCCGGTACCGCGGGCCGGCTTCTGGCAGGGCGTGGACGAACAACTGCGAGAGGCGCTGGCGTCCGGGCTGAGTGAGGTGAGCTGCCCCGTGCTGGTGGTGACCGGTGACCGCGACGGGGTGACGGGCATGCGCGCCGGCGAGCTGGTGGCCGAGTCGTTCCCCGACGCACGGGTCCGGCCGCTGCACGGGGTGGGCCACTACCCGTGGGTCGACGCCCCGGAGCTGTTCGGGCCGGCCGTGGAGGAGTTCCTGCACGCGGCCTGA
- a CDS encoding xanthine dehydrogenase family protein molybdopterin-binding subunit, which produces MSGTSDGAGTVTATTPAAGVPVPPEEPLRGLGVSLPPADAPAKAEGTFPYAADLWAEGLLWAAVLRSPHPRARILSIDTRHAAEMPGVRVVVTHEDVPGDAGHGRGTADRPVFAKDEVRHHGEPIAAVAAEHPDTARLAAAAIAVEYEIQDAVTDPQLAFEAEPLHPDGNLVRHIPLRFGDPDVVGEVMVEGLYRIGRQDPAPIGAEAGLAVPRPDGGVEIYTASTDPHTDRDLAAASFGLEPDQVKVVVTGVPGATADREDPGIQLPLGLLALRTGCPVKLAATREESFLSHAHRHPTLLRYRHHADADGTLVKVEAQILMDAGAYADTSADALAAAVSFSCGPYVVPHAVVDGWAVRTNNPPSGHMRGEGALQVCAAYEGQMDKLAARLGLEPDEIRLRNVMATGDLLPTGQTVTCPAPVAELLHAVKEAPLPELPKDAPEAEWLLPGGPEGAGEPGAVRRGVGYALGMVHMLGAEGTDEVSTATVKVSGSVAHVICAAVETGSGFSTLARQIVQETLGVDEVHVAGVDTDQPPAGAACHGRHTWVSGGAVERAAKMVRTQLLQPLAHKFGMSTELLQINDGKITSYDGVLSTTVAEALDGKELWATAQCRPHPTEPLDENGQGDAFVGLAFCAIRCVADVDIELGTIRVVEMTVAQDVGRVLNPRQLRSRIEAGVTQGLGAALMENLRTTRGQVRHPDLTGYALPTALDAPDIRIVKLVEERDVIAPFGAKPASAVPVVTAPAAVASAVRAATGRPIGRLPIRPQAAVAQVVQQQGA; this is translated from the coding sequence ATGAGTGGCACGTCCGACGGCGCGGGCACCGTCACCGCGACCACCCCCGCGGCGGGCGTCCCGGTCCCCCCCGAGGAGCCGCTGCGCGGCCTGGGCGTGTCCCTGCCGCCCGCCGACGCACCGGCCAAGGCCGAGGGCACCTTCCCGTACGCCGCCGACCTGTGGGCCGAGGGGCTGCTGTGGGCCGCGGTGCTGCGCTCGCCGCACCCGCGGGCACGCATCCTGTCGATCGACACCCGGCATGCCGCGGAGATGCCCGGCGTGCGCGTCGTCGTCACGCACGAGGACGTCCCCGGCGACGCGGGGCACGGCCGGGGCACGGCCGACCGCCCGGTCTTCGCCAAGGACGAGGTCCGCCACCACGGTGAGCCGATCGCCGCGGTGGCCGCCGAGCACCCCGACACGGCGCGCCTGGCCGCCGCCGCCATCGCCGTCGAGTACGAGATCCAGGACGCGGTCACCGACCCCCAACTGGCCTTTGAGGCCGAGCCGTTGCACCCGGACGGCAACCTCGTCCGGCACATCCCGCTCCGCTTCGGCGACCCCGATGTGGTGGGCGAGGTGATGGTCGAGGGGCTCTACCGGATCGGCCGCCAGGACCCGGCGCCCATCGGGGCCGAGGCCGGGCTCGCGGTGCCGCGCCCCGACGGCGGCGTGGAGATCTACACCGCCTCCACGGACCCGCACACCGACCGCGATCTCGCCGCCGCCTCCTTCGGTCTGGAACCGGACCAGGTCAAGGTCGTGGTGACCGGTGTGCCCGGCGCCACCGCCGACCGCGAGGACCCCGGCATCCAACTGCCGCTCGGCCTGCTGGCGCTGCGGACGGGCTGCCCCGTCAAGCTCGCCGCCACCCGCGAGGAGTCCTTCCTCTCGCACGCCCACCGCCACCCCACGCTGCTGCGCTACCGCCACCATGCGGACGCCGACGGCACGCTGGTCAAGGTGGAGGCCCAGATCCTGATGGACGCCGGTGCCTACGCGGACACCTCCGCCGACGCGCTGGCCGCCGCGGTCTCCTTCTCCTGCGGCCCGTACGTCGTCCCGCACGCCGTGGTCGACGGCTGGGCGGTACGCACCAACAACCCGCCGTCCGGCCATATGCGCGGCGAGGGCGCGCTGCAGGTCTGCGCCGCCTACGAGGGCCAGATGGACAAGCTGGCCGCCCGGCTGGGGCTGGAGCCCGACGAGATCCGGCTGCGCAACGTCATGGCCACCGGTGACCTGCTGCCCACGGGGCAGACGGTGACCTGCCCGGCCCCGGTCGCCGAACTCCTGCACGCCGTCAAGGAAGCGCCGCTTCCCGAGCTGCCCAAGGACGCGCCCGAAGCGGAGTGGCTGCTGCCGGGCGGTCCCGAGGGGGCGGGCGAACCGGGCGCGGTGCGCCGCGGTGTCGGCTACGCGCTGGGCATGGTGCACATGCTCGGCGCCGAGGGCACCGACGAGGTCTCCACCGCCACCGTCAAGGTCAGCGGCTCGGTGGCCCACGTCATCTGCGCCGCGGTCGAGACCGGATCGGGGTTCTCCACCCTGGCGCGGCAGATCGTGCAGGAAACGCTCGGCGTCGACGAGGTGCATGTCGCCGGCGTCGACACCGACCAGCCGCCGGCCGGCGCGGCCTGTCACGGGCGGCACACCTGGGTCTCCGGCGGCGCCGTCGAGCGCGCCGCCAAGATGGTCCGTACGCAGCTGCTGCAGCCGCTGGCCCACAAGTTCGGGATGTCCACCGAGCTGCTGCAGATCAACGACGGCAAGATCACCTCCTACGACGGGGTGCTCAGCACCACCGTCGCCGAGGCACTGGACGGCAAGGAACTGTGGGCCACCGCCCAGTGCCGCCCGCATCCGACCGAGCCGCTGGACGAGAACGGCCAGGGCGACGCGTTCGTCGGTCTCGCCTTCTGTGCGATCCGCTGTGTCGCCGATGTCGACATCGAGCTCGGCACCATCCGGGTCGTGGAGATGACCGTCGCCCAGGACGTGGGCCGGGTGCTCAACCCCCGCCAGCTGCGGTCCCGTATCGAGGCCGGGGTCACCCAGGGGCTCGGTGCCGCCCTGATGGAGAACCTGCGCACCACCCGCGGTCAGGTCCGCCACCCCGACCTGACCGGCTACGCGCTGCCGACCGCCCTGGACGCCCCGGACATCCGCATCGTCAAGCTCGTCGAGGAACGCGACGTGATCGCCCCCTTCGGCGCCAAGCCCGCCAGCGCGGTCCCGGTCGTCACCGCACCGGCCGCCGTGGCCTCCGCGGTCCGCGCCGCCACCGGCCGCCCCATCGGCCGCCTCCCGATCCGCCCCCAGGCGGCGGTGGCCCAGGTGGTGCAGCAGCAGGGGGCTTGA